From Acidovorax sp. FHTAMBA, one genomic window encodes:
- the pobA gene encoding 4-hydroxybenzoate 3-monooxygenase translates to MRTQVAIIGAGPAGLLLGQLLYKSGIDAVIIEQRSPDYVLGRIRAGVLEQVSMDLLDKAGVGARAHAEGLPHDGIELLFKGQRHRIDLHELTGGSRVTVYGQTEVTRDLMDARAAEGLTTVYDAQNVQVHDFEGQSPRVTYQKDGQTHELACDFIAGCDGYHGVCRASAPADLLKTYERVYPFGWLGVLADVPPVSHELIYANTERGFALCSMRSATRSRYYVQVPNTDKIENWTLDQFWTELGNRLDPEARANLVTGPALEMSIAPLRSFVAEPMRFGRMFLAGDAAHIVPPTGAKGLNLAASDVGYLWTALSEFYNDKSAVGIDTYSERCLRRVWRAERFSWWFTSLMHRFPETGEFGQKIQEAELDYLVNSRAASVSLAENYVGLPMDFGQRSEPDTAA, encoded by the coding sequence ATGCGTACCCAGGTTGCCATCATCGGCGCAGGCCCCGCCGGTCTGCTGCTCGGCCAGTTGCTCTACAAATCCGGCATTGACGCCGTCATCATCGAACAGCGCAGCCCCGACTACGTGCTGGGCCGCATCCGCGCTGGCGTGCTGGAGCAGGTCAGCATGGACCTGCTGGACAAGGCTGGCGTTGGTGCCCGTGCCCATGCCGAGGGGCTGCCCCACGATGGCATCGAACTGCTGTTCAAGGGCCAGCGCCACCGCATCGACCTGCACGAGCTGACCGGCGGCAGCCGCGTGACGGTGTATGGCCAGACCGAAGTGACGCGCGACCTGATGGACGCGCGCGCGGCAGAAGGCTTGACGACCGTGTACGACGCGCAGAACGTGCAAGTGCACGACTTCGAAGGCCAAAGCCCCCGCGTGACCTACCAGAAGGACGGCCAGACGCACGAGCTGGCCTGTGACTTCATCGCAGGCTGCGACGGCTACCACGGCGTGTGCCGCGCCAGCGCCCCGGCCGATCTGCTCAAGACTTACGAACGTGTCTACCCCTTTGGCTGGCTGGGTGTGCTGGCCGATGTGCCGCCGGTGTCGCACGAACTGATTTACGCCAACACCGAGCGCGGCTTTGCGCTGTGCAGCATGCGCAGCGCCACGCGCAGCCGCTACTACGTGCAGGTGCCCAACACCGACAAAATCGAGAACTGGACCCTCGACCAGTTCTGGACCGAGCTGGGCAACCGCCTCGACCCCGAGGCGCGCGCCAATCTGGTCACCGGCCCCGCACTGGAGATGAGCATTGCCCCGCTGCGCAGCTTTGTGGCCGAACCCATGCGTTTTGGCCGCATGTTCCTGGCGGGCGACGCGGCCCACATCGTGCCGCCCACCGGCGCCAAGGGGCTGAACCTGGCCGCCAGCGACGTGGGCTATCTGTGGACCGCGCTGTCCGAGTTCTACAACGACAAATCAGCCGTTGGCATCGACACCTACTCCGAGCGCTGCCTGCGCCGCGTGTGGCGGGCAGAGCGCTTTTCGTGGTGGTTCACCTCGCTGATGCACCGCTTCCCCGAGACCGGCGAGTTCGGCCAGAAGATCCAGGAGGCCGAGCTGGACTACCTCGTCAACTCGCGTGCAGCCTCGGTGTCGCTGGCGGAGAACTATGTGGGCCTGCCGATGGACTTTGGACAGCGCAGCGAGCCCGACACAGCAGCCTGA
- the hemL gene encoding glutamate-1-semialdehyde 2,1-aminomutase codes for MTPSTDLNIPLFERAKALIPGGVNSPVRAFKAVGGTPRFVKRAKGAYFWDANDQRFIDYIGSWGPMILGHGHPAVLEAVQSAALDGFSFGAPTEREVELAEEILSLVPSMEMIRLVSSGTEAGMSAIRLARGATGRAKFIKFEGCYHGHADSLLVKAGSGLATFGNATSAGVPPEVVQHTLVLEYNNVAQLEEAFALHGKELACVMIEPIAGNMNLVRASVPFMKRCRELCTEYGALLVLDEVMTGFRVALGSAQSVYAKSIPGFKPDITVLGKVIGGGMPLAAFGGPRAIMEHLAPLGAVYQAGTLSGNPVATACGLATLREIKKPGFFDALSATTRSLVDGLAAAAAAEGVPFSTDSEGGMFGFFLMPELPHNYAQVLKTDSARFNQLFHGLLDRGIYIAPALYEAGFVSAAHTPEDIATTVAAAREVFKELSK; via the coding sequence ATGACACCAAGCACTGATCTCAATATTCCCCTGTTCGAACGCGCCAAGGCGCTGATCCCCGGCGGCGTGAACTCGCCCGTGCGGGCCTTCAAGGCCGTGGGCGGCACGCCGCGTTTTGTGAAGCGTGCAAAAGGCGCCTACTTCTGGGACGCCAACGACCAGCGTTTCATCGACTACATCGGCTCCTGGGGACCGATGATCCTGGGCCACGGCCACCCCGCCGTGCTCGAAGCCGTGCAGAGCGCCGCCCTTGACGGCTTCAGCTTCGGCGCACCCACCGAGCGAGAAGTGGAGCTGGCCGAAGAGATCCTGAGCCTGGTCCCTTCGATGGAGATGATCCGCCTCGTCAGCTCCGGCACCGAAGCCGGCATGAGCGCCATCCGCCTCGCACGTGGCGCCACGGGGCGAGCCAAGTTCATCAAGTTCGAGGGCTGCTACCACGGCCACGCCGACTCACTGCTCGTCAAAGCCGGCTCGGGCCTGGCCACGTTTGGCAACGCCACCAGCGCGGGCGTGCCGCCTGAAGTGGTGCAGCACACCCTGGTGCTCGAATACAACAATGTCGCCCAGCTCGAAGAAGCCTTTGCCCTGCACGGCAAGGAACTGGCGTGCGTGATGATCGAGCCCATCGCGGGCAACATGAACCTGGTGCGCGCCAGCGTGCCGTTCATGAAGCGCTGCCGCGAGCTGTGCACCGAATATGGCGCGCTGCTGGTGCTGGATGAGGTGATGACGGGCTTTCGCGTGGCCCTGGGCAGCGCGCAAAGCGTCTATGCCAAGAGCATCCCCGGCTTCAAACCCGACATCACGGTGCTGGGCAAGGTCATTGGCGGTGGCATGCCGCTGGCAGCCTTCGGTGGCCCGCGCGCCATCATGGAACACTTGGCGCCGCTGGGCGCGGTGTACCAGGCCGGCACGCTGTCGGGTAACCCGGTGGCCACGGCCTGCGGGCTGGCCACGCTGCGCGAGATCAAGAAGCCCGGCTTCTTCGACGCCCTCTCGGCCACCACACGTTCGCTGGTTGATGGCCTCGCCGCTGCCGCCGCCGCCGAAGGCGTGCCCTTCAGCACCGACAGCGAAGGCGGCATGTTCGGCTTCTTCCTGATGCCCGAGCTGCCCCACAACTACGCCCAGGTGCTCAAGACCGACAGCGCGCGTTTCAACCAGCTGTTCCACGGCCTGCTGGATCGCGGTATCTATATTGCACCTGCGCTTTATGAGGCCGGTTTTGTCAGCGCCGCCCACACACCCGAGGACATTGCCACCACCGTGGCAGCCGCCCGCGAAGTGTTCAAAGAACTATCAAAATAA
- a CDS encoding IS5 family transposase — protein MKQSSLGLNNTTKRTRKREFLDAMELVVPWTELVSLIEPYAPESGRRGQQPFAVQTLLRIHFMQQWFKLSDPAMEEALHDVPAFRDFAGLSHWDEYIPSESSILRFRHLLERHKLADQILATVNALLQAKGLQLKAGTVVDATLIAAPTSTKNRSGERDPEMHQSKKGNQWYFGMKAHIGVDADSGLVHTVRGTSGNVGDVVEANSLLHGQEANAFGDAGYQGVDKRPDANPNVHWHVALRPSLRRALDKDKPLEALIDQLERTKASIRAKVEHPFRVIKQQFGYVKVGYRGLKKNTAQIVTLFALGNLWMARHKLMACIGQVRVQGA, from the coding sequence ATGAAGCAAAGCAGTCTGGGCCTGAACAACACCACCAAGCGCACGCGCAAGCGTGAATTCCTTGATGCCATGGAGTTGGTGGTGCCCTGGACAGAACTGGTCTCGCTGATAGAGCCCTACGCCCCCGAGAGCGGGCGCAGGGGCCAGCAGCCCTTTGCAGTGCAGACCCTGCTGCGCATCCATTTCATGCAGCAATGGTTCAAGCTCAGCGACCCAGCGATGGAAGAAGCCCTGCACGACGTGCCAGCGTTTCGGGACTTTGCAGGCCTGTCCCATTGGGACGAATACATCCCCAGCGAATCGAGCATCCTGCGCTTTAGGCATCTGCTGGAGCGCCATAAGCTGGCTGATCAGATCCTGGCCACGGTCAATGCACTGCTGCAGGCCAAGGGACTCCAACTCAAAGCAGGCACGGTGGTGGACGCCACGCTGATTGCCGCGCCCACTTCCACCAAGAACCGAAGTGGCGAGCGCGACCCCGAGATGCACCAAAGCAAGAAGGGCAACCAGTGGTACTTCGGTATGAAGGCCCACATTGGCGTGGATGCAGACTCAGGCTTGGTGCACACGGTGCGCGGCACTAGCGGCAATGTTGGTGATGTAGTCGAGGCCAACAGCCTGCTGCACGGGCAGGAAGCAAATGCCTTTGGCGACGCGGGCTACCAAGGGGTAGACAAGCGACCTGATGCCAACCCAAACGTGCACTGGCATGTAGCCCTGCGCCCAAGCTTGCGCCGGGCTTTGGACAAGGACAAGCCGCTGGAGGCGTTGATCGACCAATTGGAGCGCACCAAGGCCAGCATCCGGGCCAAGGTGGAGCACCCGTTCAGGGTAATCAAGCAACAGTTTGGATATGTGAAGGTGGGCTACCGGGGGCTCAAGAAGAACACGGCGCAGATCGTCACGCTGTTTGCGCTGGGCAATCTGTGGATGGCAAGGCACAAGCTGATGGCCTGCATAGGACAGGTGCGTGTGCAAGGGGCGTGA
- a CDS encoding response regulator: MPIQKVLVVDDSKTELMFLTDLLQKKGMQVRTAENAEEAFRRLAEEKPDLILMDVVMPGQNGFQLTRAITRDPLYADVPIIMCTSKNQETDRVWGMRQGARGYITKPVDPAELQAKIDALN; encoded by the coding sequence ATGCCCATCCAGAAAGTACTGGTCGTCGACGACTCGAAGACCGAGTTGATGTTTTTGACGGACCTGCTTCAGAAAAAAGGTATGCAGGTTCGCACCGCAGAAAATGCTGAAGAGGCTTTTCGCCGTCTGGCGGAGGAGAAGCCTGACCTGATCCTCATGGATGTCGTGATGCCTGGCCAAAATGGGTTCCAGCTCACGCGCGCCATTACCCGGGATCCGCTGTATGCCGATGTGCCCATCATTATGTGCACCAGCAAGAATCAGGAAACAGATCGCGTCTGGGGGATGCGGCAGGGAGCGCGTGGCTACATCACCAAGCCCGTGGATCCCGCCGAACTGCAGGCCAAGATCGACGCCCTGAACTGA
- a CDS encoding rubredoxin — MIDSKTWMCLICGWIYDEAEGSPEHGIAPNTPWDQVPMNWTCPECGARKEDFEMVQI, encoded by the coding sequence GTGATCGACTCTAAAACCTGGATGTGTTTGATTTGCGGTTGGATTTATGACGAAGCAGAGGGATCTCCTGAGCACGGCATTGCCCCCAATACTCCCTGGGATCAGGTCCCGATGAACTGGACCTGTCCCGAATGCGGAGCCCGCAAGGAAGACTTCGAGATGGTTCAGATTTGA
- a CDS encoding IclR family transcriptional regulator C-terminal domain-containing protein, translating to MTTFPIAKADFIEGMAKGMAVLESFDTERQRLNATLAAQRTGLTRAAARRHLLTLAHLGYLETDGSYFWLAPKVLRFSGSYLASARLPRVLQPTLNRLAAQTQQSFSAVVLDGNEVVIVARSGVYGAPSRVLAYGLHLGARLPAHPTSTGRVLLAALPPAQLTAWLKACSLHRLTPHTITQVGPLRQVVAKVRRDDYCLAVEEHELGVHALAVPLRNLQGDTVAALNVVASPKQVDESSLQRDMLPLLQEAARELRGLL from the coding sequence ATGACCACCTTTCCCATCGCCAAGGCAGATTTCATCGAAGGCATGGCCAAGGGCATGGCCGTGCTGGAGAGTTTTGACACCGAGCGCCAGCGGCTCAATGCCACGCTGGCCGCGCAGCGCACGGGTCTCACGCGCGCTGCGGCGCGGCGGCACCTGCTCACGCTCGCGCACCTGGGGTATCTGGAGACGGATGGCAGCTACTTCTGGCTGGCGCCCAAGGTGCTGCGGTTTTCAGGCAGCTACCTGGCCTCAGCCCGGCTGCCGCGCGTGCTGCAGCCCACGCTGAACCGGCTGGCGGCGCAGACCCAGCAGTCGTTTTCGGCCGTGGTGCTGGATGGCAACGAGGTGGTGATCGTGGCGCGCAGCGGGGTGTACGGCGCGCCGTCGCGCGTGCTGGCCTATGGTCTGCACCTGGGGGCGCGGCTGCCGGCGCACCCCACGTCCACGGGGCGCGTGCTGCTGGCGGCATTGCCTCCTGCCCAACTCACTGCGTGGCTCAAGGCCTGCTCACTGCACCGCCTCACGCCCCACACCATCACCCAGGTCGGCCCGCTGCGGCAGGTGGTTGCCAAGGTGCGGCGCGATGACTATTGCCTGGCGGTGGAAGAGCACGAGCTGGGCGTGCACGCGCTGGCCGTGCCCCTGCGCAATCTGCAGGGCGACACGGTGGCGGCGCTGAATGTGGTGGCGTCGCCCAAGCAGGTGGATGAGAGCAGCCTGCAGCGCGACATGCTGCCGCTGCTGCAGGAGGCCGCCCGCGAGTTGCGCGGGCTGCTGTGA
- a CDS encoding chemotaxis protein CheW, whose product MANREALRELQTRLASRLQAARTEGTSVSSWLAVESAGSFYLLPLGQSGEIFPWGSIQAVPYTQSWFLGVANLRGGLVGVVDLAGLLGSSAPRTDQALAEASLLAFNAALDVNAALLVDRLAGLRGTDAFVSSEPPDDDAPAFFGTVYIDSSGKRWQELNLQILSQHPAFLSISA is encoded by the coding sequence ATGGCCAACCGCGAAGCCCTGCGAGAGCTCCAGACCCGACTTGCCAGCCGTCTTCAGGCCGCAAGAACCGAAGGGACCTCTGTTTCCTCCTGGCTGGCTGTAGAGTCCGCCGGGAGTTTCTATTTGCTGCCACTGGGCCAGTCCGGGGAGATCTTCCCCTGGGGTTCGATCCAGGCAGTTCCGTACACCCAGAGCTGGTTTCTGGGTGTTGCCAACCTTCGGGGGGGGCTGGTCGGTGTGGTGGATCTGGCGGGGCTGCTGGGTTCCTCTGCGCCGCGTACCGACCAGGCGCTCGCAGAGGCCAGCCTGCTTGCATTCAATGCCGCCCTGGATGTGAACGCCGCCTTGCTGGTGGATCGTCTGGCGGGGCTGCGCGGTACCGATGCCTTTGTGTCATCCGAGCCGCCCGACGACGATGCCCCTGCTTTTTTTGGCACCGTTTACATCGATTCCAGCGGCAAACGCTGGCAGGAGCTGAACTTGCAGATCCTGTCCCAACATCCCGCTTTCCTGAGCATCAGTGCTTGA
- a CDS encoding bifunctional hydroxymethylpyrimidine kinase/phosphomethylpyrimidine kinase: MTTKASTPPPDIMDLDDDGPEDASPACVLVFNASDPSGAGGLTADITTIASVGGHPIAVVTGAYARDTAQIFDHFSFDDEAVAEQARAVLEDLPVQAIKVGFVGSPENISTIAEITTDYDEVPVIAYMPNLSWWRDELIDEYLDAFRELLLPQTSVLVGNHSTLWRWLLPDWTSDRSPTARDIARAASEMGVPYTLVTGIPLPEQFVENVLASPQTVLGSGKFELFDATFSGAGDTLSAALTALVASGNDLGEATSEALGYLDRCLDAGFRPGMGHIVPDRMFWAQPDGDEADGDEEESPIDEAQALEGFVMPPHDTKH; this comes from the coding sequence ATGACCACCAAAGCATCCACTCCCCCCCCAGACATCATGGACCTCGACGATGACGGCCCGGAGGACGCAAGCCCTGCATGCGTGCTCGTCTTCAATGCCAGCGACCCCAGCGGCGCTGGCGGGCTGACGGCCGACATCACCACCATTGCCTCCGTAGGCGGGCATCCGATTGCCGTGGTCACAGGTGCCTATGCCCGTGACACGGCGCAGATTTTCGACCACTTCAGCTTTGACGACGAGGCGGTGGCCGAGCAGGCCCGGGCCGTGCTGGAAGACCTGCCGGTCCAGGCCATCAAGGTCGGTTTCGTGGGCAGTCCGGAGAACATCAGCACCATCGCTGAAATAACCACAGACTATGACGAAGTCCCGGTGATAGCGTACATGCCCAACCTGTCCTGGTGGCGCGATGAGCTGATCGACGAGTACCTGGACGCGTTCCGCGAATTGTTGTTACCGCAGACCTCGGTGTTGGTTGGAAACCACAGCACCCTGTGGCGCTGGCTGTTGCCCGACTGGACCAGCGACCGCAGCCCCACGGCGCGCGACATTGCCCGGGCCGCCTCCGAAATGGGCGTGCCCTATACCCTGGTCACCGGCATTCCCCTGCCGGAGCAGTTTGTCGAGAACGTGCTGGCCTCCCCCCAGACCGTGCTGGGCAGTGGCAAGTTCGAACTGTTCGACGCCACCTTCTCCGGCGCCGGCGATACCCTGTCGGCGGCCCTCACGGCCCTGGTGGCCAGCGGCAACGACCTGGGCGAAGCCACCAGCGAGGCGCTGGGCTACCTCGACCGCTGTCTGGACGCCGGCTTTCGCCCCGGCATGGGGCACATCGTGCCCGACCGCATGTTCTGGGCCCAGCCCGACGGTGACGAGGCCGATGGTGACGAAGAAGAATCCCCGATTGATGAAGCACAGGCCCTCGAAGGCTTTGTGATGCCACCCCATGACACCAAGCACTGA
- a CDS encoding methyl-accepting chemotaxis protein — MSVVNQFGKLFNRKPATPETGATADDGQDLLATGPLEGSPMRDTYQSEAMNSVQGDPDGYVPELHSPEAEEDLISLPVLGRATAAAHQRRLLALLLIGVAVLALIAFWVLQQADRSAQQLASTGQSLMQSQRLAKSVSQALVGSPQAFPDVVESSGVLARNVRALNSGDAELGVESLGEPFKPDLDAVNPLMERAERNASVVMGQQKILTQVGDALRTINRQSSDLLEIAETVSSLKLQQNAPAAEISAAGQLVMLTQRIGKSANEFQTMEGVSPEAVFLLGKDLNSFKEIAQGLLDGSPELRLAPTRDAQTREQLEALIKLYEQTRTQASAILGNLQGLVSAREAQSAIIADSEPLRRQLEGLQSKLSAQTGVGGGQLAALALAGLFVIFCGVGISRVQLLDSRGRQAAAEMQQKDAKRQEQEAKRVNDANQAAILRLMNELQSVAEGDLTQEATVTEDITGAIADSVNYTVEELRQLVGSVQNTATRVAQTTAQVDNTSTELLAASTEQLREIRETGRSVLDMATRINEVSTQAQESATVARQSLQAADSGLQAVQNAIGGMNSIRDQIQDTSKRIKRLGESSQEIGEITELISDITEQTNVLALNAAIQAASAGEAGRGFSVVAEEVQRLAERSADATRQISALVKAIQTDTQDAVAAMERSTQGVVEGARLSDSAGTALTEIDRVSRRLAELIEQISSSTSREAVLANEVADNIQHIFAVTEQTGEGTRTTAQQVRELSHMAEELRQSVARFKIA; from the coding sequence ATGTCCGTTGTCAATCAATTTGGAAAACTGTTCAACCGGAAACCTGCCACTCCGGAAACCGGCGCGACCGCCGACGACGGGCAGGATCTGCTTGCCACGGGTCCGCTGGAAGGCTCGCCAATGCGCGATACCTACCAATCCGAGGCGATGAACAGCGTCCAGGGCGATCCTGACGGTTATGTGCCGGAGCTGCACTCACCAGAGGCGGAAGAAGATCTGATCTCGCTGCCGGTATTGGGGCGGGCGACTGCGGCGGCCCACCAGCGGCGATTGCTCGCGCTGCTGCTGATCGGCGTTGCGGTGCTGGCTTTGATCGCTTTCTGGGTGCTGCAGCAGGCGGACCGGTCTGCCCAGCAGCTTGCTTCGACCGGGCAATCCCTGATGCAGTCACAGCGGCTCGCCAAGTCCGTGTCGCAGGCGCTGGTGGGTAGTCCCCAGGCCTTCCCGGACGTTGTGGAAAGCTCAGGCGTGCTGGCGCGAAACGTGCGCGCCCTGAATTCCGGCGATGCAGAGCTGGGTGTGGAGTCGTTGGGCGAACCCTTCAAGCCCGACCTGGATGCGGTGAACCCGCTCATGGAACGCGCCGAACGCAACGCCAGCGTGGTGATGGGCCAGCAAAAAATTCTGACGCAGGTGGGTGACGCGCTGCGCACGATCAACCGCCAGTCTTCCGATCTGCTGGAAATCGCTGAAACCGTGTCTTCGCTGAAACTGCAGCAGAACGCCCCGGCCGCCGAAATTTCTGCCGCCGGCCAGCTGGTGATGTTGACCCAGCGTATCGGCAAATCTGCCAACGAATTCCAGACGATGGAGGGTGTGAGCCCCGAGGCCGTGTTTCTGCTGGGCAAGGACTTGAACTCCTTCAAGGAAATTGCCCAAGGTCTGCTGGACGGAAGCCCGGAACTGCGCCTGGCCCCGACCCGGGACGCGCAAACGCGCGAACAGCTCGAAGCACTGATCAAGCTCTATGAGCAAACCCGGACCCAGGCGAGCGCCATTTTGGGCAACCTGCAAGGCCTGGTGTCCGCACGGGAAGCTCAGTCTGCCATTATTGCGGACAGCGAACCCCTGCGCCGCCAGTTGGAAGGCCTGCAGTCCAAGCTGTCGGCCCAGACGGGTGTCGGCGGCGGTCAGCTCGCAGCGCTGGCGCTGGCCGGTTTGTTCGTGATTTTTTGCGGTGTGGGCATCTCTCGTGTGCAGCTGCTCGATAGCCGTGGTCGTCAGGCGGCAGCTGAAATGCAGCAAAAGGACGCCAAACGCCAAGAGCAGGAAGCCAAGCGCGTCAACGACGCCAACCAGGCCGCCATTTTGCGTTTGATGAACGAACTGCAGTCGGTCGCTGAAGGTGACCTGACGCAGGAAGCCACGGTGACGGAAGACATCACGGGCGCTATTGCCGACTCGGTGAACTACACGGTGGAAGAGTTGCGCCAACTGGTGGGCAGCGTGCAGAACACGGCTACCCGTGTGGCGCAGACGACAGCCCAGGTGGACAACACATCGACCGAACTGCTGGCCGCATCGACCGAGCAGCTGCGCGAAATTCGCGAAACCGGCCGCTCGGTTCTGGACATGGCGACGCGCATTAACGAGGTGTCCACACAGGCGCAAGAGTCCGCTACAGTGGCCCGCCAATCGCTGCAAGCTGCTGACTCCGGTCTGCAGGCTGTGCAAAACGCCATCGGTGGTATGAATTCCATCCGTGATCAGATCCAGGACACCTCCAAGCGGATCAAGCGCCTGGGCGAATCGTCGCAGGAGATCGGTGAAATTACCGAGCTGATTTCCGACATTACCGAACAGACGAACGTGCTGGCCCTGAACGCCGCCATTCAGGCGGCGTCCGCTGGTGAAGCTGGTCGTGGCTTCTCGGTGGTGGCGGAAGAAGTGCAGCGACTGGCTGAGCGCTCCGCCGATGCAACGCGACAGATTTCTGCGCTGGTGAAAGCCATTCAGACCGACACACAGGATGCTGTGGCCGCTATGGAGCGTTCCACGCAGGGTGTGGTGGAAGGGGCCCGTCTGTCTGACAGCGCCGGTACCGCGCTGACAGAAATTGACCGCGTGTCGCGCCGCCTTGCGGAACTGATCGAACAGATTTCGTCTTCGACATCCCGGGAAGCTGTTCTGGCCAACGAAGTGGCCGACAACATCCAGCACATTTTTGCGGTGACCGAGCAGACGGGTGAAGGTACCCGCACGACCGCGCAGCAGGTGCGCGAGCTCTCGCACATGGCCGAGGAGCTGCGCCAGTCGGTGGCACGGTTCAAGATTGCCTGA
- a CDS encoding response regulator — protein sequence MTTTGASFKVLVVDDSNTIRRSAEIFLKQGGHEVLLADDGFDALAKVNDYQPQLIFCDILMPKLDGYQTCAIIKRNARFADTPVVMLSSKDGVFDKARGRMVGCQEYLTKPFTKDQLLQAVQQFGNAQQGAM from the coding sequence TTGACTACAACAGGCGCATCTTTCAAAGTGCTCGTGGTGGATGACAGCAACACCATCCGTCGAAGCGCCGAGATTTTTCTCAAGCAGGGGGGGCACGAAGTCTTGTTGGCCGACGACGGCTTTGATGCTTTGGCCAAAGTCAATGATTACCAGCCACAGCTGATTTTCTGCGACATCCTCATGCCCAAGCTCGATGGGTACCAGACCTGCGCCATCATCAAGCGCAACGCCCGTTTTGCGGATACTCCGGTGGTAATGCTGTCCTCCAAGGATGGCGTTTTCGACAAGGCGCGCGGGCGCATGGTCGGCTGCCAGGAATATCTCACCAAACCGTTTACCAAAGACCAGCTGTTGCAAGCGGTGCAGCAGTTTGGCAATGCCCAACAAGGAGCGATGTAA